gtttggacaagttaggcaacATAAAGAACGGCCAGGATTCGTTTTTAGAAAAACTAAATCTACGACTGTAAAATGATCAGTTAAATTAAGttttaataataaatgttctaTTAGTATTTGATAataaatgtttgtttagttaatcaAATAAACATGCTTTCATTAATACactacataataaatttatcttATATTAAATCAGTATACATTAATGGTGGTTATGATGGTGAGCGGGGATGGTGGATCAGCAGTGGGGATAATGAGGGTGGTtgttggtgagaatggtggagtgatgtTGTTAATGGTGGTGTTGGTGGAAGAAGTAATGGTAGATTGGTAGTGGGATGAGAAAGGTTTCCAAAAGTAGATAAATTAGTTACCattggtttatttatttttatttgatattagtttttaaatttgtttttcttttatttcttcttttttttaaaatttaaaataatattttcattaatACAATATATAATAAATTTATATTATATTAAATCAGTAAACATTAATATTGgttgtggtggttggcggtggtggtggatcagctgtggggataatggtggtgggtgttggatgtgagaatggtggagtgatgacgttaatggtgatggtggtggaagaagtggGATGAGAAAGGTATCCTAAGGTAGATATATTACTTAGTTAccctttttttatttgatattagctttttaaatttgtttttcttttatttttttagtttttttaaattaaaataaacatTATAGGCCATATTTTTTTGGGGTCAGGACAAGAAAGAAGAGGAACGGTTGAGGACTATAAAGAAACCAAGTTCATTCTGAGAATTAGATACCAAACAAGATAACACGTGGTTACAATTGAAAACATTATTTGCATGAAAAGACGCCTCATAGGGTTTtattagaaaacaaaaaaaaacaaacgttTACCATGGATTGATTGGTAGCCCagcgacaagctgggcaccaaccatTTTTGATATCTAAAAAATTAGTTACATCTAAACTGtaaataatgttttattttgcatatcatagcaaaaaaaactgtaaaattatttttttatgcgTTAATTTAAATTTTGCATTTGGGTTAGTTAGGAAAGATAAAGAGCGGATGAGATTTGTTTAGGGAAAAGATATATCAATGGTTGTGGTTGTTTACATCGTTATTGTATCATTAACTTCACATAAATATTATACTATCTCTTATTATAAATgtcttaataaatatattttcattaaatcaATAATTAATTTGTTAATAATCATTATGGATGATCGAGATGGTGTTTGTGAGTGGTGGTGCATGGAGACGGTGACAATAGTACTGGTGGTTGGTAACTCCGGTGATCGTAGTGCAGGTGCTCAGTGTGTTAGTGCAATTAATGTTTTTTCAATGTCGTTAGGACATAAGTAACATTATTACGAAAGTTGTGATCGATTTTTTTTAAATGTAAAAATAAGATGGTTattaatacaaaagaaacaattgtaCAGGCTAACCACAATTTTTTTTCCGAAACACAACTCGAGAAAAACCCAACGACAATAAGGATAGTATGGGCTTTCAGTTGGTCCTATTACATGTTTCACCCGGTGGTTTTTCGTGACAAATATTTTGGTCAACCTAACAATTCTCAGAAAGATAACATAATAATTAAAAGGCATGGAGAATAATTATCATTGTATATAGAGGCAATAAAAAATAACAAAGGTTAAAATTGACAAAAAGAATTTACTTATTATGGAGGCCGTGCCGTCACGACACGGGTGAAGTTCTAATCTACTTCTAAAGCATGCAAAATATAAGATGGAGGTTCATTCTTCCAATTAATACAAGTTGAGAAGATTTAGCCTCCTTAGCAAGGATATCAGCTACATCATTTGCTAATctaggaatataaaaaaaaaacctaaatttttttggCAAAGGTTAAAGACTCTCTTTACTTCATCCATGATTGTCTGGTTCTGACAATTGATTTGAGACTCTTCTCCATTTAGGTAGTCAAAAAGGTTTTTGCAATCTCCTTCTACACTAAAATTTGACAAGCCTTCCTCCGTAGCCCATGTTGTTGCCTGCAAAAGCCTTAaagcttctgcttcttctggaGATGAAGCTCCTGCTCTACCTTGCTCGAAGTTCCCTGCATCATTTCTAAATATTAAAGAAAAACTTGCTGGTACATACATAGAGGTCCAGGCTGTATCTAAATTGAGCTTCTTTTGTGAAGATTTAGGAGCTTTCCAACTTGGTTTTTCCACTGTTCTAGTTTTGACATGTTTAGTCGAGAATTTTTCCTTGTACCAATACTCTAAATATCTTTGTATTTCTAGAGCTAATTGACTatatgtttgttgttgtttttcaaaGGTTCTATTGCATTTTTTCTTCCATATAAACCAAATCTTAGTCATGATTATTTCTATGGGGATGATAGTGTTTTCATTTCCTATCCATTGTTTACAGACCTCTAAAAAAGTGGTAGTTGTATCGAAATTCAATTCTACATGCAATGGCTCTGTTGCCCGTACAAACTTGGCATAAAGACAATGAAAAAAAAGGGTGCTCTATGGGTTCATTTTCCATACATCCAAATGTGCAGTTAGGTGTTATATCCTCCATAAATCTGGATAATTTTAGGTTTGTAGACACGTCATTTTGTAAACACTTCCACGTGAAGATCTTTATTCTTTGAGACGCATCTATTTTCCATAATCCCTTCCAGGAGTTGTCAGACTGTCCTAGGTTATAGTTATTCACAGTTCTTTCATTAAGCTTGTTGTGCATGGATTTGACTATAAATTTTTCTGAGTTAGTTAGGAGTCATCTAAGAGTATCTGGTTTAGCCGATACTATTCTTATGTTACAGATATGTTTAGCAATATGTTCTGGAAACAGTTCAAAAATTAAATTAGAATTCCACTTATTGGTAATGGGATCTATAAGATCTCTTACAAGTGTTAAATTGGTGTTGTTCACAGTTTTGTATGTACTAAGATTTTCCTCTAGTTTAAGGATCCAATTATCTTCCTAGATATTAATGATAATACCATCACCAACTTCACATATGTTATTTTGTCCTACTAACTTGATTCCTTTACTAatgcatttccaaatccaagaactagttgaagatatTTTAGCTTTAATAACAGAGAATTTCCTGAAATGTTTGGGTTTTAGTTGAGTCACCCAAAGAGCCTTAGGTTCAATTAAGAGTCTCAAAGCAATCTTGGCTATTAAGGCTAAATTAAACTTATGAGCATTTCTAAATCCTAGACCACCTTTGCTAATAGGTTTACATAAACAAGAGTAAGATTTAGGGAAGTAGCCTTTATAGTTGGTTTCTTTCCCCCACCAGAAGTCTCTTTGTAAAGCATCTATTTTatgagtgattttttttttggagaataaAAAAACTCATTTGGTAATTAGCCGTACCTTCCATGGTTGCTTTATTAAGGACCATTTTACTAGCTTGAGCTAGAACCTTACCTATCCAACCTTGCactttttgttccatcttttctaTTATACCTTCAAAGAGTTTTATTTTTGCCTTATCTATAAAAAGTGGAGTTCTAACTATGAATCCTTTAGatcaatttttttgattttaagaagTTTACAGATCATTCTCTGATGTTTAGGTTGGACTTTTTTACTGAAAAAAACTccagatttatcaaaattaatcAAATGTCCTGATGATTTCCTAAATTTTTCTATAAGTTGGAGTAAATTATGACATTCTCTAAGGTCTGCCCTAATGAAAAGTAAataatcatcagcaaagaataggTGGGAGATCGAACTATTTTTTGGAGTCATCTTAATGCCATGAATAAGATGCTCTTCTTCACAGGAAAGAAGCATTCCGGAGAAAATTTCCATGCAGATAATGAAAAGATAAGGGGATAGAGGATCCCCTTGCCTAAGATCTCTAGTTAGTTTGAAATAGCTCCCTGGACTACCATTAAGAAAAACAGCTATAGAATGAGTAGAGATGTATTGATGGATGAGGTTACAAAAGTTtttgtcaaaaccaaaagctTTCATTGCAATGATAAGGAATTCCCAATTgactctatcaaaagctttagacATGTCAATTTTTATTCCTATTCCAGCATgttttgctttctttttcttaaaaGAATGGATAATTTCCTGAGCTATAAATACATTATCAGAGATTTGCCTTTTTGAGAGGAAAGCTGCCTGAAAAGGGGAGATAAAAGAGTTTAAGAATAGTTTCATTATGTTAGCTAGGATTTTTGCTATAATCTTGACAGTCCAATTGGTCTGAAGTTACTAGGATCTTTAGGGTGCCTGCATTTAGGAATAAGAAAGAGGAAAGTTTTTTTAACTTCTGAGTGTAATTCTCCTGTTTTAAAAAATAGTTGTATGGTAGCTACCACTTTCTCACCTACAGTTTCCCAGTTGAGTTTGAAGAAACTAGCTGGGAAGCCATCAGGTCCAGGAGatttattaggttttagtttttttatAACTAACCAAATTTCCTTAGCAGTGGGTATAGAATTTAGGATAACATTTTCTTCTAAAGATATACTAGGTTGTATATTATTAAAAAGGTCAGGGTTGGAAGAGACAGAAAGAGGAGGGTAAGAGAAGAGGTTTAGAAAAAATATCTGTGAGTGTTTCTTTCATTTCAGTTCTCTTGAAGGTAATTTCATTATTGGCCATTTTTAGACATTCTATATTGTTCCATTTCCTTCTCTTTAAGgtttttgtatgaattttttttgtattttccccCCTAGTTGAACCAAATTGTCTCTAGACTGTTGTTTTGCTATTGCTTCTTTGGTATCATAGGGATGTTCTAATTGAGATAacttttctttaatattttcctCTTTCTTGTAAACATAGCTAGAGTTGTTCAGGTTTTCTACTTGTGATAGGATTTACTTTATTTGTTTAGAAGGTAAACCAAAGATGTTTTTCTTCCAGTGAGCTAAGTTAATTTGGAGAGATTGGAGGTTGAGGATCAAGGAATTTATTGGGTCATCCCTAATGCCATGGAAACAGGTATATTTAATACTTTGGACACAAGAGATTTATTTTTGCCAAGTATCATAGAATTTAAAGGTATATTCTAGTTTGATATAGCTTGTACCTAAGCTTAGTGCTATGGAACTGTGATCTGAACCTGCAGCCACTAAGTGAGAGAGCTCAGCTTTGGGAAATTGAATATTCCACTCAGCATTTGCAATAACTCTGTCTAAGTGAATTCATAACCTTTAAAACCTATATCTAATAGCCCTGCGTTACTTAGAATGTTACGgtaatgttcaccgttagattttTTAAAAGGTAGCCCCCCTAATTTTTCTTCCTGTATAAATACATATTCAAATCTCCTAAGAGAATTCAAGGCATAGATTGTTTATCTATTTGTTCAGAGATTTCAGTTAGGAAATCGCAAGCAATGTTTCTGTTAGATGGGTAAGGACTACCATAGAAACAAGTTAGAATCCATTTTTTGGACTCAAAATTGGTTTGAACTAGCACATTAATCATATTAATGTTCCATTGGACAATTTCAAAGGAGAAGCCATCAACCCAAGCTAAAGCTAAGCCACATGCTAATCCAATTGGGTCAACTATATGAGTATTGGGGTAATCTATAAGTGGAGATTTAACTAAATGTTTTTGAGATTTTGTTTCAGATAGATATAAAATCTCAGGTTTATCTACAGAGATTAGTTGACTTAGGCGATTCTGAGTGAAACGGTTGCCACAACCTTGCACATTCCAAGCTATGATTTTCATTGTTTGAGAAAACTAGCCCAGTGTAACACTTTAATATGCAAAGGTTAAAAGCAGTAAACAAGCAAGTATTATGGTTTTGAATCTTAGTGAGTCTTACTAAGTAGAGCTATGCTTAAATACATTAAAATGCTTCTAAGGAAAAGATTCTAGAAATTAACAGCTGAGCCTAACAAAAATTTAAGagttaaaaaaaattcaatcagaAGCAATAAAAGAGAAATCTAATAAAAATTCTAGGAATTAACAACTGAgtacaaaataagaaaaacaatgagCTTAATTAAACTAGAAGAAGCAAAACAATTAAAGGGAATAGAATATTAAATTCTAATAAAGACGTTCTTGAAGGTATGCGATTAGGAATAATTTTCAGGATATTTATCTAAAAAAATTTAAAGTTGTGGAGTAAGGGTCCtaaatctttttcaaagaatgatcTCCGGAAAAAGCAATAGTTCTACTTGTAGATTGACAATAGCTAATAGTGTATCACACGCCTAGGAAATTAAGAAGTtaagaagagagaaatcctagAAAATATATCTAAATTTTTAAGTTTGATGAGTCTAAATCATGAATAAGCTAACGGGAATCTTAATTCTAAAACATGAATTTATAAATTGAGTAAATTGCAATTAGGTTAAAAGATCGAAGAAAAAAACTTGTAATCCTTCCCGTCGCATCGGAGAAGGAGATATTGAGAACGAGATAGGGGTTATGATTCAGATTCCTTTGATTGCTCTGTAAGATTTGACCCGTATTGATTGATTTGAAATGTTGACTGAGTGACTTTATAGTTGCTACATGATGAGGATGATGCAAAATTATAGATAACTAGAAGCCAGCGTTAGAAGAGAAGGGGAAGAACTGCAGAAAATTGGGATCTAAATGAAATCCGTTCTAAAAAAACCCGAGAACGCTGAATCTTGTAGCAAACCAGAATCCGGATTGAGTTGGTTCGAAAGTTAGATCAGATCGGTCCCTAGTTAGTAATAGGGCGAATAATTCGCGAATTATACGGTCCCGTACTTATACGGGTCCCTTTAGCGAATTTCTCTAACACCGAACATAGTACACGTCTAATCTGGACTTCCCGCATAATTCGCGTACGCGAATCATTCGCTGCTAGGATACAGGCACGTGGCAGCAACATTTGAGTTATGGATTTAAATTCAATAATTAAGGGCGTGATGTATTGAACTCATGACCTCAAGCTTACCTACAGAACACCATAGCCATTGGGCTATGCCTTAATTGGTGATATGTTTTaagatatcatcatattttatATGTATTGTTGTATCCAAAAGCTACCTTAGTGTATTTTAACATAGCCGAATTTTAAGTGCCGCACTAACATCTtgaaaacgaattatacacatacatatgccgttccgaattactctGTATCACAAACCATTGGTTAGAATTGATTCCTACGAAATCGTATAATATTTGTACGTTTACAGTTCCGTACGTATGCCGAATACCGAATTGCTAACCAGGGATCGGCCTGATATACAAGATGCAATATTAAATTGTTATGAGATGCAATTTAGAATACTAAGATGCACACCcgtgcctagttagtaagttcgcgaatgattcgcgaatttttccgtatcacgaattttaccgttttattcgcgtacgtttgcaattccgaacccaagtcgcgtattatgtggcattcccggattattcgcgaaccgttcacgaattttacgtattccgaatgatacgtccgtttaattcgccataaattctttagcttttacttttcaatgactccactttttgggctttactgccttccgagcatacacgaccgaatattagacgtgttgtaatttttatgaaacaaaaacgactgaagagatttgaaggtgaaggtgagagagatctcaaactcactaaccaagcatctaaaccaccatacgacgtcctcttggataactaatgttgtatatattattaatatcattatattaagtttattttttctttaaataactcacacatatgcataaaaattggtctatgaccttataaatacaaattatttgttatatatagataccgaattttcagagccgaactcacatttataaatcgaattatacacgtacgtatgccgttccgaattacggacgaatcacgtcccgttttgaccgaattttggaccgaatctggattttacaaaaccatataacactcgtacgtttgccgttccgtacgtttgtcgaatcccgaattgctaactaggcaccCGTGAGGGAGGTACCTAACTATAGAAGCGAGACAAACAAGGTGTCCAATAAATTTCATCCACGCATATGATAAGTGACTGAGAAGCACAGCtgtaaaaaaaggaaaaaaaacaatttAAGATACGAGTTTTCATTGAGCAAGGAAGCAATCACTGACTTAGATGAGACACTACGACAATTTGGGGGAATACAACTTTTTTGGGAAGGAGTTAAAGACATGACAGGTCGAGACCTAGCAAAATTTTCAAATGGTTATAAAATACTAGTATATTAAACAGGAGACATTACCATTTTCTTTTCTAAACAAACCTTTGATGGTTTTGCCTCAAGGCTGGCCTTGCATGTATATATGTTGCTGATTATGCATGAACTTGGATTTACTAATGTTCAAACACCACAAGCGAACCATCAATGGCATCAATGTCCAACTATTTAAAATGACCAAGGAAtctcaaaaaatattaacaaaatagCAATATATACTTGAATTCTTTACACCAAACAACAAGAAACTGCAAAAGAAGaccatttattatttttttcattgcTCACTAGGGTTTTCATTTATGAACCCCCAACGGTACCCATGAGACCACCATTAATTGTATTCTCAACTACACATCTGCATCTCATCTCGCTCACACTCTCTCGAGCAACTTAAATATAACCTACTACTACCCACCACATCCATTATAAAACTCCTCTCCTTGGATCTTCTCAAACTTAACTCATTTTACTTTTTTTCAGTGTTTTTGGAAGTTGATATTTCTTGAATTTCTTAACTTATTTTCTCCTCTCTCTTTAGCTTCTTCAAAAAACATGGGCAGTATTGAGAATGGAAAGCAAGAAGTTGATGAATCGATCATAGTGAAGTTGATTAAGAAAACTAATGTCTACCCTAGTAGTAAAAAACTAGGTAGACAGGAATGCCCTTTGGTTACGTTTGATCTACCTTATGTAACTTTCTATTACAACCAGAAATTATTATTGTACAAAAGTAGTGGTCTTGATGGTGATGATTTTAAGTTTGAAGAAACAGTAGAGAAATTGAAAGAAGGGTTAGCGTTCATTTTAGAAGATTTCTTTCCTTTAGCTGGAAAACTAGAGAAAGATGAAGGAGGAGTTTTGAAAGTTGTTTGTGAAGAGGAATGTGTTGGTGTTGAAGTTGTTGAGGCAGTCGCTGAAGGAATCGATGTCGCTGAATTAGCCGAAGCAGAATCGTCTAGTATTTTGCATGAGATCGTTCCATACCATGGTGTCATGAACTTAGAAGGTCTTCATCGTCCACTGTTGGCCATTCAGGTTGGTCCATTTAACTTTTTTAGCTATTTTCTTTTTAAGAAGAACTGCTGGTATTTCTTTTCCTGATCGATAATTAGTATTCAGACGAGTTTACAACCAGGATTATATAGAAAAATTAGAGTATTATGACATCATCCATATGTTACACTGCTTAAGTTTTCACAAgaatttgggtgatgattagctaATATTTATCTTTTAATGGAAGTGCTTAAAAACTAATGTAAAATTCCTTCATAACATGCTGCTGCTATGGCGTATATTTTGACTTTTTAGGGTCTAGTGCCCCCCTAACTCCTCTGAACACATACAGAAGCCAGACTTTACTACTTAGCTCCTTACCTATATGCTTTGTACAGAGGACCATGGGCATTAACAGTAACACAAGGAAATTGAATGCTTTTTAGGGTTCAAGATCATGTCAGTATGGCACAAAATGTGGTTGAAATTatttacttcaaaaaaaaaaatcattttcattaaaGGATGTTTTTCTCTTGAAAAGTTTCACATCTAACAAATCTTTGTTTTTTGCTATTTACAGTTTACCAAATTGAAAGATGGACTTGCAATTGGATGTGCATTTAACCATGCAATCCTAGATGGAATGTCAACATGGCATTTCTTGAGTTCATGGGCCGAAATCTGTCGTGGATCTACTACAATCTCTGTCCAACCTTTCCATGATCGAACAAAGGCTAGAAACACTCGTGTGAAACTTGATCTACCAGAATCTGCTGCAGCATTTGAGAAACCAGCCACATCCAACGGTGAGGAGAAACATACCCCTGAGCCACAACTCCGGGAAAAGATTTTCCGATTCTCAGGTTCCacaattgagaaaatcaagtCGAAAGCAAATGAAAACCTTCCAAGTGATTCCAAGCCCTTCTCAACTTTCCAAGCTCTTGGGTCACATATTTGGTGCGCCGTGACGCGTGCGCGAAACCTCAAGCCGGAAGATTACACTgtgtttaccatttttgctgaccTCCGGAAACGTGTTGATCCACCAATGCCAGATAGTTACTTCGGTAACTTAATTCAAGCTATTTTTACCGTAACCGCAGCCGGAGCACTACTATCGAATCCTGCTGAATATGGGTTGAAAGCATTGCAAGGTGTGATCAAGTCACATGACGCAAAGACAATTAACGAGAGAAGTGCTGCATGGGAAAGTAACCCAGTACTTTTCAAATACAAAGATGCAGGAATGAATTGTGTTGCTGTTGGAAGTTCGCCAAGGTTTCCGGTATACGAAGTGGATTTTGGTTTCGGTAAGCctgaaagagttagaagtggaacaaacaacaagtttgatGGAATGGTTTATTTGTATCAAGGAAAAGATGGTGGGAATAGCATGGATGTTGAGATAACTTTAGACCCTGAAGCCATGAAGAACTTAGAGGCTGATGAGGATTTTACCAAGGTCTAATTTTAATCATTAAGGGAAAAAATTAATGCTTGCTGTGACGCTATAATTTGTGTGGGTTTGAATTTTTAGTATCTATTTAGGACATAATTGGATGTATTATTAGATGACTTAATATCTGTTTTTATTTGCTACACTTTAATTTGGTGTTGAAGTCTaattaataatattaataattataTGTGTTATTAATTGTTT
The nucleotide sequence above comes from Papaver somniferum cultivar HN1 chromosome 8, ASM357369v1, whole genome shotgun sequence. Encoded proteins:
- the LOC113304294 gene encoding BAHD acyltransferase DCR-like, with translation MGSIENGKQEVDESIIVKLIKKTNVYPSSKKLGRQECPLVTFDLPYVTFYYNQKLLLYKSSGLDGDDFKFEETVEKLKEGLAFILEDFFPLAGKLEKDEGGVLKVVCEEECVGVEVVEAVAEGIDVAELAEAESSSILHEIVPYHGVMNLEGLHRPLLAIQFTKLKDGLAIGCAFNHAILDGMSTWHFLSSWAEICRGSTTISVQPFHDRTKARNTRVKLDLPESAAAFEKPATSNGEEKHTPEPQLREKIFRFSGSTIEKIKSKANENLPSDSKPFSTFQALGSHIWCAVTRARNLKPEDYTVFTIFADLRKRVDPPMPDSYFGNLIQAIFTVTAAGALLSNPAEYGLKALQGVIKSHDAKTINERSAAWESNPVLFKYKDAGMNCVAVGSSPRFPVYEVDFGFGKPERVRSGTNNKFDGMVYLYQGKDGGNSMDVEITLDPEAMKNLEADEDFTKV